The Micromonospora sp. NBC_01740 genome includes a window with the following:
- a CDS encoding amino acid adenylation domain-containing protein has protein sequence MAEQVDALAGRVGTDRWVVLQTAWRLLLHRYSGQRRFVMGVMGVPVGSARAHEHTTEPGTVVECGDPGPLGFDALARANASELGCLLGNPAEQPGDGGHRAGSRTQTARAVFAWYGEGTTVHGEPLESPVADGSTFRAEIRLTMTATSAGLDGRLSYDPELFDRDTTRRMVTHLMTLLGSAYADPHTPARLLTLLTSDETATITRQWGRGRAASTPDLCLHELFERQADRVPDALAVSCGESTLTYGELERQANKLARLLRQRGIGPECRVGILLGREPRVIVAILAILKAGAAYVPQDRDQPLERTATTLAAAGVSLTITDADTADLLVPTGLPVLDVDRHATELRAQPSDRPESLAAPRNLAYVIFTSGSTGTPKGSMIEHRSAVNYLLWADSVLPTGHRQGTLVHSRLSFDFTVPCIFVPLMRGAEVVLLPDGARIDKVVDALTGDADFDFVRLTPSHLEVLEGQLRLRGGGLATRTLFVGGEPLRLEVVRSLAARAAGLAVLSQYGATEVTVGGCCVDATAVAAAGGRGTTPLGRPNPNIDVYVLDENLQPVPYGVVGEVVFGGSGVGRGYVRSPGLTAERFVPDHFGGRPGARLYRTGDLGRYRADGTLEIVGRRDRQVKVNGHRIELGDVENVLHTHPGVDRAVVGVVGRPDGRRRLVAHVQPRPLVEPVTARHLQEMCAAALPSYMVPASIVIVEKMRLTPNGKIDVKAVADHADRVGDEPAPLSVDEQRIARTWQTVLGVDVVESADDFFALGGDSLAAMRVVHLLESAEHVRIGLDDIFAHPVLSALAARATRVESPAQPAVAAEDSAGQPAGGLSPTQSGQWLLHQVYPELPIYNVPLAYELTGQIDVAALNQALHLLVSRHEVLRTSFPESRGVSTLRVHPDVSVSLDEVDATGNDPAVMEAQMRLVARTPFDLERAPLLRGSLVRLRPDRHVLLLCLHHIICDDWSIGVLTKELSELYDSVVESRPARLLTLDVTYSEFAAWYQRWLSGERLARQLDYWRSALAGYVPFDLPTDRPRPKQRPVSGDRVEVDLPGPLMGQLRATAEDHGCTLFMAVAAAFQELLARYADQDDVAMIVPVAGRHHPGTESLVGLLMNTVVLRVHTGGAPTFVEMMERVRQSALGAFSNSDVPFVRLVQELSPPRDRSRQPFTQVAFALQSVTPAPVTFAGTEVRQLSIHNGTAKLDLMVEVIPVSPTRWSLRAEFATEIFDRDAIQELVLHFRQLLTAGARDPKAQLSGVQLVEERHPS, from the coding sequence ATGGCCGAACAGGTCGACGCATTGGCTGGTCGGGTCGGGACCGACAGGTGGGTGGTTCTCCAGACCGCATGGCGCCTGCTGCTGCACCGGTACAGCGGGCAGAGACGATTCGTCATGGGTGTCATGGGTGTGCCCGTCGGGTCAGCCAGGGCGCACGAGCACACCACGGAGCCAGGCACCGTCGTCGAGTGCGGCGATCCCGGGCCACTGGGGTTCGACGCGTTGGCCAGAGCAAACGCCTCCGAGCTCGGGTGCCTCCTTGGCAATCCGGCAGAACAACCGGGCGACGGCGGACACCGAGCCGGATCTCGGACCCAGACGGCACGCGCGGTCTTTGCCTGGTACGGCGAGGGGACGACGGTCCACGGCGAGCCGTTGGAGTCCCCCGTGGCCGATGGGAGCACCTTCCGGGCGGAGATCAGACTGACGATGACCGCGACCTCCGCCGGTCTCGACGGTCGGCTCAGCTACGACCCCGAATTGTTCGACCGCGACACCACCCGCCGCATGGTCACTCACCTGATGACTCTCCTGGGCAGCGCATACGCTGATCCGCACACCCCTGCTCGTCTTCTCACCCTGCTGACGTCCGACGAGACCGCCACGATCACCCGGCAGTGGGGCCGGGGCCGGGCAGCCAGCACGCCCGACCTGTGCCTGCACGAGCTGTTCGAGAGGCAGGCGGACCGGGTGCCGGACGCCCTCGCGGTCTCGTGTGGTGAATCCACGCTCACCTATGGGGAGCTGGAGCGTCAGGCCAACAAACTCGCTCGGCTGCTCCGTCAACGCGGGATCGGGCCGGAATGCCGGGTGGGCATCCTCCTGGGGCGGGAGCCGAGGGTGATCGTCGCGATCCTGGCGATCCTCAAGGCTGGCGCAGCATACGTACCGCAGGACCGCGATCAGCCTCTGGAGCGGACGGCGACCACTCTCGCGGCCGCCGGTGTCAGCCTGACCATCACGGATGCCGACACCGCTGACCTTCTGGTGCCGACTGGTCTTCCCGTTCTGGACGTCGATCGGCATGCCACCGAGCTGCGGGCACAACCGAGCGACCGACCGGAGTCCCTCGCCGCCCCACGCAATCTGGCGTACGTCATCTTCACCTCCGGCTCCACCGGCACGCCGAAGGGCTCGATGATCGAGCACCGAAGTGCCGTTAACTACCTGCTGTGGGCTGATTCCGTGCTGCCCACGGGCCATCGGCAGGGCACCCTGGTGCATAGCCGACTGAGCTTCGACTTCACCGTGCCGTGCATCTTCGTACCCCTCATGAGGGGCGCGGAGGTGGTGTTGCTGCCCGACGGCGCGAGGATCGACAAGGTGGTCGACGCGCTCACCGGCGACGCCGACTTCGACTTCGTCCGGCTCACCCCGTCGCACCTCGAAGTCCTCGAAGGGCAGCTTCGACTGCGGGGCGGAGGACTGGCCACCAGGACGCTGTTCGTCGGCGGTGAACCGCTGCGACTGGAGGTCGTCAGGTCCCTCGCGGCCAGGGCAGCGGGGCTGGCGGTGCTGAGCCAGTACGGCGCCACGGAGGTCACCGTCGGCGGTTGCTGCGTGGATGCGACCGCCGTTGCCGCCGCAGGCGGTCGAGGCACCACGCCTCTGGGACGCCCCAACCCCAACATCGACGTCTACGTGCTCGACGAGAATCTTCAACCGGTCCCGTACGGGGTCGTCGGCGAAGTGGTGTTCGGTGGTTCCGGGGTCGGCCGCGGTTACGTGAGGTCACCGGGTCTCACCGCTGAGCGCTTCGTGCCCGACCACTTCGGCGGCCGCCCGGGTGCCCGCCTGTACCGGACGGGGGACCTCGGACGATACCGCGCGGACGGGACGCTGGAGATCGTCGGGCGCCGGGACCGTCAGGTGAAGGTGAACGGGCATCGGATCGAACTCGGTGACGTGGAGAACGTACTGCACACCCACCCGGGGGTGGATCGGGCCGTCGTAGGCGTGGTCGGTCGTCCGGACGGACGGCGTCGCCTGGTGGCCCACGTGCAGCCTCGCCCGCTGGTGGAACCGGTCACCGCTCGACACCTCCAGGAGATGTGCGCCGCCGCGCTGCCGTCGTACATGGTGCCGGCCAGCATCGTCATCGTGGAGAAGATGCGGCTCACGCCGAACGGCAAGATCGACGTGAAGGCGGTTGCCGATCACGCCGACCGCGTCGGCGACGAACCCGCCCCCCTCAGTGTCGACGAGCAGCGGATTGCGCGGACGTGGCAGACGGTGCTCGGGGTGGACGTGGTGGAGTCCGCAGACGACTTCTTCGCGCTTGGTGGCGATTCCCTCGCGGCGATGCGCGTGGTCCACCTTCTGGAATCGGCGGAGCATGTCCGGATCGGGTTGGATGACATCTTTGCCCATCCGGTCCTGTCAGCACTGGCGGCGCGGGCGACAAGGGTGGAAAGCCCCGCCCAGCCGGCCGTCGCCGCCGAGGATTCGGCAGGCCAGCCGGCCGGCGGCCTGTCCCCCACCCAAAGCGGTCAGTGGCTCCTGCACCAGGTGTATCCCGAACTACCGATATACAACGTTCCCCTGGCGTACGAGCTCACGGGGCAGATAGACGTGGCCGCGCTGAACCAGGCGTTGCACCTCCTGGTGAGCCGGCACGAGGTGTTGCGCACGTCCTTCCCGGAAAGCCGTGGCGTCTCCACCCTGCGGGTGCATCCCGACGTGAGCGTCAGCCTCGACGAGGTCGATGCGACGGGGAATGACCCAGCGGTTATGGAGGCGCAGATGCGCCTGGTGGCGCGGACACCCTTCGACCTCGAACGCGCACCCCTGCTGCGCGGCAGCCTGGTTCGGCTTCGCCCTGACAGGCATGTTCTGCTGCTCTGTCTGCACCACATCATCTGCGACGACTGGTCGATCGGTGTCCTCACCAAGGAGCTGAGCGAGCTCTACGACAGCGTCGTGGAATCGCGGCCGGCACGACTGCTGACGCTCGACGTCACGTACTCCGAGTTCGCGGCGTGGTACCAGCGATGGCTCAGCGGCGAACGGCTGGCGCGCCAGCTGGACTACTGGCGTTCAGCCCTCGCCGGCTACGTCCCCTTCGACCTGCCCACCGACAGGCCGCGCCCGAAACAGCGACCGGTGAGCGGCGATCGGGTCGAGGTCGACCTGCCCGGTCCCCTCATGGGCCAACTCCGTGCGACGGCTGAGGATCACGGCTGCACGCTCTTCATGGCGGTCGCCGCGGCGTTCCAGGAACTGCTGGCACGATACGCCGACCAGGACGACGTGGCGATGATCGTGCCGGTCGCGGGCCGCCATCATCCCGGTACGGAGTCTCTCGTGGGGCTCCTGATGAACACGGTCGTCCTGCGCGTCCATACCGGCGGCGCGCCGACGTTCGTGGAGATGATGGAGCGGGTGAGGCAATCGGCGCTCGGCGCGTTCAGCAACTCGGACGTGCCTTTCGTTCGGCTCGTGCAGGAGCTCAGCCCTCCCCGCGACCGGAGCCGCCAGCCCTTCACGCAGGTCGCCTTCGCACTTCAATCGGTCACGCCTGCCCCCGTAACCTTCGCCGGCACGGAGGTCCGACAACTGTCCATTCACAACGGAACTGCCAAGCTCGACCTGATGGTCGAGGTGATCCCCGTTTCGCCGACACGATGGTCGTTGCGCGCCGAGTTCGCTACCGAGATATTCGACCGCGATGCGATACAGGAGTTGGTTCTGCACTTCCGTCAGCTACTCACCGCCGGAGCGCGGGACCCGAAAGCACAGCTCTCGGGGGTGCAGCTGGTGGAGGAGCGCCACCCCTCGTAG
- a CDS encoding cobalamin-dependent protein, which yields MRSDYRPGRRTVILCVAASDSHVVANHLIAYLLRSRGFNVVNLGACTTVSDMCDALLRWPEAEAVLVGSLNGHARQDLADLPAAKERGAITCPVIVGGNLSVAVTDDISQEAALYALGVDHILRDPSTIPTVLDQLRGRPDGEVTAFSGAPRIEETADGHR from the coding sequence ATGAGAAGCGATTACCGCCCCGGCAGGCGAACCGTCATCCTGTGCGTCGCGGCCAGCGATTCCCACGTCGTCGCGAACCACCTCATAGCCTATTTGCTCAGGTCCCGCGGCTTCAACGTGGTGAACCTCGGCGCCTGCACGACGGTGTCCGATATGTGCGATGCGCTTCTCCGGTGGCCTGAAGCGGAGGCGGTGCTCGTCGGCAGCCTCAACGGACACGCACGACAGGATCTCGCCGACCTGCCAGCGGCGAAGGAACGCGGCGCGATCACCTGCCCGGTGATCGTCGGGGGCAACCTGTCGGTGGCCGTGACCGACGACATCAGCCAAGAGGCGGCCCTCTACGCCCTGGGGGTGGATCACATCCTCCGCGACCCGTCCACGATCCCCACGGTGCTCGACCAACTCCGGGGGCGACCCGACGGCGAGGTGACCGCCTTCTCGGGTGCGCCACGCATCGAGGAGACAGCCGATGGACACCGATGA
- a CDS encoding methylaspartate mutase: MDTDELPSAADSIGFIKGLDKPTVSDVLRAAQAQGLVAVQPRCGVGGHEQMRALLLALEEGAHPDILSLTIDSYTRLNQFDRALSSLSNAPEEMNGYPLVTHGWRRGRDLNQAVSAPLEVRHGSPLPHRLFETTIASGITSFEGGGISYNLPYCKDVPLAASLDAYAEIDARCGELAQAGVVVDRELFGSLTGVLVPPSVSLAISVLEAVMATRAGVTCVSIAYPQAGNLVQDVAALRAIRSLASRYLPSSVDVHPVLHEFMGVFPKSRARAEQLIFAGALTARLGGAAKVVTKTIQEGYGIPDASANVHGMRLARIANAPFVRAIRLDEDALEEEQHWIEREVDEIVGPLLGAASLPLAISSAFERGSLDVPFSASRHARSNVMPCRDRAGAVRYLDAGGLPFSEDVMRRNRSLLDDRWLTATDHDRMRLLMADINYFLEPPGEQDFDFAPTVVDSATQGADPEETYAA; encoded by the coding sequence ATGGACACCGATGAGCTTCCATCGGCTGCCGATTCGATCGGCTTCATCAAAGGGCTGGACAAGCCCACTGTCTCCGATGTCCTGAGGGCGGCGCAGGCCCAGGGCCTGGTGGCGGTTCAGCCGCGATGCGGTGTCGGCGGTCATGAGCAGATGCGCGCCCTGCTGCTCGCCCTCGAAGAAGGCGCCCACCCCGACATCCTGAGTCTGACGATCGACTCCTACACGCGGCTCAACCAGTTCGACAGGGCGCTGTCGTCGTTGTCCAACGCCCCTGAGGAAATGAACGGCTACCCGCTGGTGACGCATGGTTGGCGGCGCGGACGCGACCTCAACCAGGCGGTCTCGGCCCCGCTGGAGGTACGCCATGGCTCTCCGTTGCCGCACCGACTGTTCGAAACCACGATCGCGTCAGGAATAACGTCCTTCGAGGGCGGCGGGATATCGTACAACCTGCCGTACTGCAAGGACGTGCCGCTCGCGGCCTCGTTGGACGCGTACGCGGAGATCGACGCGAGGTGCGGCGAGCTGGCTCAGGCGGGCGTGGTCGTCGACCGTGAACTGTTCGGCAGCCTCACCGGCGTGCTCGTGCCGCCGTCGGTCAGTCTCGCGATCAGCGTGTTGGAAGCGGTCATGGCCACCCGTGCCGGAGTGACCTGCGTGTCGATCGCGTATCCGCAGGCCGGCAACCTGGTGCAGGATGTCGCCGCGCTGCGCGCGATCCGGTCTCTCGCGAGCCGCTACCTACCCTCGTCAGTCGACGTGCATCCGGTGCTCCACGAGTTCATGGGTGTCTTTCCGAAGAGCCGCGCCCGCGCGGAGCAACTCATATTCGCGGGAGCCCTGACCGCGAGGCTCGGCGGCGCGGCGAAGGTGGTCACGAAGACGATCCAGGAGGGTTACGGCATCCCGGACGCCTCGGCGAACGTTCATGGGATGCGCCTCGCACGGATCGCGAACGCCCCATTCGTCCGCGCCATCCGGCTCGACGAGGACGCCCTGGAGGAGGAGCAGCACTGGATCGAGCGCGAGGTGGATGAGATCGTGGGTCCACTGCTCGGCGCCGCCAGTCTTCCACTGGCAATCTCCTCGGCATTCGAACGCGGCTCCCTGGACGTTCCCTTCAGCGCGAGCAGGCACGCGAGGTCGAACGTCATGCCGTGTCGGGATCGCGCTGGCGCGGTCCGCTATCTGGACGCGGGCGGGCTTCCCTTCTCCGAGGACGTCATGCGTCGAAACCGCAGCCTGCTCGATGACCGGTGGCTCACGGCCACCGATCACGACCGGATGCGACTACTGATGGCGGACATCAACTACTTCCTTGAGCCGCCAGGCGAGCAGGATTTCGACTTTGCGCCGACTGTGGTTGATTCGGCAACCCAGGGAGCTGATCCGGAGGAAACGTATGCTGCATGA
- a CDS encoding AMP-binding protein: protein MLHDWFIRSVEKYPDEPALIADGRQFSYAELDGISRSIGHRLLAEGVDRPRIGLLSTRTVETYAAYLAGLRIGGVVVPLDPAHPVDRLAVVARSAGLDFVVADDTADAALLDTLPARVVRVGSPSASDTTAGLASRNSLPDWTGDPHDLAYLLFTSGSTGQPKGVPIRHGNVDPFIDLNVARYGMEPGCRHSQMFSLTFDLSIFDMFVTWGSGAALVVPSADDLYDPVEFVNKYRLTHWFCVPSLVSMATRARLLSPGCMPSLRWSLFCGEQLTLNQAQAWAEAAPNSTLENLYGPTELTVAMTSYRLPKERGAWPATSNGTVPIGAVYPHLDSQIDPESGELQVRGSQRFHGYHDAKDNEGRFIEPALPQPGSDRPEPGPEAWYRTGDRIALENGILVHLGRLDHQVKIRGYRIEIHEIESAMRMWAGVDDAIVHAVAHLDGQLELAAVCTGDVPSGRELRNLLRPHLPDYMIPTRIATLDGLPVNDRGKTDRTACAELLQKRFAR, encoded by the coding sequence ATGCTGCATGACTGGTTCATCCGGAGCGTCGAGAAGTATCCAGACGAGCCCGCGCTGATCGCCGACGGACGGCAGTTCAGCTATGCCGAGCTCGACGGGATCTCCCGCAGCATCGGCCACCGCCTGCTCGCCGAGGGCGTCGACCGGCCGCGAATCGGCCTGCTGTCCACGCGTACCGTCGAGACCTACGCGGCCTACCTCGCGGGGCTGCGGATCGGCGGTGTCGTCGTGCCGCTCGACCCTGCCCATCCTGTGGATCGCCTGGCCGTGGTCGCCCGCTCAGCCGGCCTGGACTTCGTCGTCGCCGACGACACGGCGGACGCCGCACTCCTGGACACGCTCCCGGCCCGTGTCGTACGCGTCGGGTCGCCGTCGGCATCGGACACCACTGCCGGATTGGCGTCGCGGAACAGCCTTCCCGACTGGACGGGCGATCCCCACGACCTCGCCTATCTGCTGTTCACCTCGGGCTCGACGGGCCAGCCCAAGGGCGTGCCGATCAGGCACGGCAACGTGGACCCGTTCATCGATCTCAACGTCGCCCGCTACGGGATGGAACCAGGCTGCCGACACTCGCAGATGTTCAGCCTGACGTTCGACCTGTCGATCTTCGACATGTTCGTCACCTGGGGATCCGGCGCCGCTCTGGTGGTGCCGTCGGCCGACGACCTCTACGATCCGGTCGAGTTCGTCAACAAGTACCGGTTGACGCACTGGTTCTGCGTACCCTCTCTGGTTTCCATGGCCACCCGAGCGCGGCTGCTGTCTCCGGGATGCATGCCGTCGCTGCGCTGGAGCCTGTTCTGCGGGGAGCAGCTCACGCTCAACCAGGCGCAGGCATGGGCCGAGGCGGCGCCGAACAGCACGTTGGAGAACCTCTACGGGCCGACCGAGCTCACGGTGGCGATGACGTCATATCGCCTACCGAAGGAACGCGGCGCCTGGCCGGCGACATCCAACGGAACAGTGCCGATCGGCGCGGTGTACCCGCATCTGGACTCTCAGATCGATCCAGAATCCGGCGAGCTGCAGGTGCGGGGCTCCCAGCGGTTCCACGGCTATCACGACGCCAAGGACAACGAGGGACGGTTCATCGAACCCGCCCTTCCTCAACCCGGGTCCGACCGCCCCGAACCAGGGCCTGAGGCGTGGTACCGCACCGGCGACCGGATCGCCCTCGAAAATGGAATCCTCGTTCACCTGGGCCGCTTGGACCACCAGGTCAAGATCCGCGGATACCGGATCGAGATACACGAGATTGAAAGCGCCATGCGAATGTGGGCAGGGGTCGATGACGCGATCGTCCACGCGGTCGCGCATCTCGACGGGCAGCTCGAGCTCGCCGCCGTCTGCACCGGTGACGTTCCGTCAGGGCGTGAACTACGCAACCTGCTTCGCCCCCACCTGCCCGACTACATGATCCCTACGCGCATCGCGACCTTGGACGGCCTTCCCGTGAACGATCGCGGCAAGACCGACCGAACGGCCTGCGCGGAACTGCTGCAGAAGAGGTTCGCGCGCTGA
- a CDS encoding phosphopantetheine-binding protein, with protein MSLLLLLENLMPMDQLARKSLEESMCALFAECLDIETVSVTDDFFDVGGHSLLAAEVVTRINVELAVDLRLRDFFRNPTVADVCELIAEQEGVVRSERS; from the coding sequence TTGTCCCTTCTACTTCTTCTGGAGAATCTGATGCCCATGGATCAACTTGCGCGGAAGTCGCTGGAGGAGTCGATGTGCGCCCTGTTCGCCGAGTGTCTCGACATCGAGACCGTTTCGGTGACGGACGACTTCTTCGACGTCGGTGGCCACTCGCTGCTCGCGGCTGAGGTCGTGACGAGGATCAACGTCGAATTGGCGGTCGACCTGAGGCTCCGTGACTTCTTCCGCAATCCGACTGTCGCGGACGTCTGTGAGCTCATCGCCGAACAGGAGGGCGTCGTCCGGAGCGAGCGCTCGTGA
- a CDS encoding DinB family protein codes for MIDDFAKANLHGRLRRDRKALLWKLDGLSEYDARRPLTATGTNLLGLVKHVATVEARYFGEVFDRPSPEPLPRWQDSNGSDLWATEDETRDQIIAFYRRMWEHSDATITALPLDAPGHVPWWPEPYADTNLFAIMVHVLGESIRHAGHADILREGLDGRTGLRAEHENQIDEEARAAYCAKIEQAARSADEAA; via the coding sequence ATGATTGATGATTTCGCGAAAGCCAACCTGCACGGGAGACTGCGGCGGGACCGCAAGGCGCTGCTCTGGAAACTCGACGGCTTGTCCGAATACGACGCCCGCCGACCTTTGACAGCGACCGGGACCAACCTCCTCGGCCTGGTCAAACACGTGGCCACCGTCGAGGCCAGGTACTTCGGCGAGGTCTTCGACCGCCCTTCCCCGGAACCGCTGCCCCGGTGGCAGGACTCCAACGGCAGCGATCTGTGGGCGACCGAGGACGAGACCCGCGATCAGATCATCGCGTTCTACCGGCGCATGTGGGAACACTCGGACGCGACGATCACCGCGCTTCCCCTCGACGCCCCCGGCCACGTGCCGTGGTGGCCGGAGCCTTATGCCGACACGAACCTGTTCGCCATCATGGTCCATGTCCTCGGCGAGTCCATCCGGCATGCCGGGCACGCCGATATCCTGCGCGAGGGCCTCGACGGCCGGACCGGGTTGCGCGCCGAACACGAGAACCAGATCGACGAGGAAGCCCGTGCAGCCTACTGCGCGAAGATCGAGCAGGCCGCCAGGTCGGCTGACGAGGCGGCATGA
- a CDS encoding HAD family hydrolase, whose product MTMRVKAVLLDLDGTLLDHKGAAEKAFLAACLQWLPDLDEEARYEAHTEWQRLEAVHMRAYLDKTMTFQEQRRARLRGVLSAYGRETGAVSDDQADDLFTLYLRHYENSWAAYSDVPEVMRFLGGAPAGVAVLSNGDRAQQEAKLASLRLPSTPPLFTPSDVGASKPNPTSFLGACERMGWEPSEVLYVGDDLQGDALAAAAAGLRGCWLDRQQTYGAAAPEGILRVHSLFDLATADLFDRSAA is encoded by the coding sequence ATGACGATGCGGGTGAAAGCCGTCCTGCTGGACCTGGACGGCACTCTGCTGGACCACAAGGGTGCCGCGGAGAAGGCGTTCCTCGCCGCCTGCCTGCAATGGCTTCCCGACCTCGACGAGGAGGCGCGGTACGAGGCTCACACGGAGTGGCAGCGGCTGGAGGCCGTCCACATGCGGGCGTACTTGGACAAGACAATGACCTTCCAGGAACAACGGCGGGCTAGGCTCCGCGGTGTGCTGTCCGCCTACGGCCGAGAAACCGGAGCCGTGAGCGACGACCAAGCCGATGACCTCTTCACGCTCTACCTGCGCCACTATGAGAATTCCTGGGCAGCGTATAGCGACGTCCCGGAGGTGATGCGTTTCCTCGGCGGGGCACCCGCCGGTGTGGCGGTGTTGAGCAACGGCGATCGCGCGCAGCAGGAAGCTAAACTGGCCTCGCTCCGTCTCCCCTCGACGCCACCGCTGTTCACGCCCTCCGACGTCGGTGCTTCGAAGCCGAATCCCACAAGCTTCCTCGGCGCCTGCGAGCGGATGGGCTGGGAACCCTCCGAGGTTCTGTACGTCGGTGACGATCTTCAGGGCGATGCCTTAGCCGCCGCCGCCGCGGGATTACGGGGATGCTGGCTGGACCGGCAGCAGACGTACGGGGCCGCGGCGCCCGAGGGCATCCTTCGCGTACACAGCCTGTTCGACCTTGCGACGGCCGACCTCTTCGACCGGAGCGCGGCCTAG
- a CDS encoding FCD domain-containing protein, producing the protein MASNRGHRRIYERIAAHDPDGAAEAMFTHITEAWLVRRSGSGKPTRLQR; encoded by the coding sequence GTGGCGTCCAACCGCGGCCACCGGCGCATCTACGAGCGCATCGCCGCGCACGACCCGGACGGCGCGGCCGAGGCCATGTTCACCCACATCACCGAGGCCTGGCTGGTCCGCCGCAGCGGTTCGGGCAAGCCGACCCGCCTGCAACGCTGA
- a CDS encoding RICIN domain-containing protein, producing MNAIGAGRRALPPRHRWRSGLAATAAAVIAASTLVAVDAAPAAAATVDTSAWYVLLNRNSGKALDLYASATNDGARISQWTRNDGANQQWQFLDSGGGYYRLKSRHSGKVLDVHNWSTADGGAIVQWSDTNATNQQFRLADSDGGHVRLISRHSGKVVEVQGASTADGGNIVQYSDWNGANQQWQLVRAGSDDPPPGGTGCGRAPTLSSGTHTIQSNGKSRSFILRVPTNYNSNNPYRLIFAFHWRGGTMQEISSGGTSGTAWSYYGQQEQSNNSAILVAPQGIGNGWGNAGGEDVTFVDDMIRRIESDLCVNPRQRFALGFSWGGGMSYALACARATVFRAVAVISGAQISGCSGGTQPIAYFGLHGISDNVLNISQGRSLRDTFVRNNGCTAQNPPEPGPGSRTHITTTYSGCRAGYPVQWAAFDNGHMPGPVDGTYAESGVTTWTKGEIWRFFAQFS from the coding sequence ATGAATGCCATCGGTGCGGGTCGTCGCGCCCTTCCACCGAGACATCGCTGGCGGTCAGGGCTGGCCGCGACGGCTGCGGCGGTCATCGCGGCCAGCACGTTGGTCGCCGTGGACGCGGCCCCCGCGGCTGCGGCGACCGTGGACACCAGCGCCTGGTACGTCTTGCTGAACAGGAACAGCGGCAAGGCGCTGGACCTGTACGCCTCGGCCACCAACGACGGTGCGCGGATCAGCCAGTGGACGCGGAACGACGGGGCGAACCAGCAGTGGCAGTTCCTGGACTCAGGTGGCGGCTACTACAGGCTGAAGTCCCGGCACTCCGGCAAGGTCCTCGATGTGCACAACTGGTCGACCGCCGACGGCGGAGCGATCGTGCAGTGGTCCGACACCAACGCGACGAACCAGCAGTTCCGGCTCGCGGACTCGGACGGCGGTCACGTCCGGCTGATCAGCCGGCACAGCGGCAAGGTCGTGGAGGTGCAGGGTGCCTCCACCGCCGACGGTGGGAACATCGTGCAGTACTCCGACTGGAACGGCGCCAACCAGCAGTGGCAGCTTGTCCGGGCGGGCAGCGACGATCCGCCACCGGGAGGCACCGGGTGCGGTAGGGCCCCGACGCTGTCCAGCGGCACGCACACGATTCAGAGCAACGGCAAGAGCCGCTCCTTCATCCTGCGGGTGCCCACCAACTACAACAGCAACAACCCCTACCGGCTGATCTTCGCGTTCCACTGGCGCGGCGGCACCATGCAGGAGATATCCTCGGGCGGCACCAGCGGGACGGCCTGGTCCTACTACGGGCAGCAGGAGCAGTCGAACAACAGCGCGATCTTGGTCGCGCCCCAGGGAATTGGCAACGGCTGGGGCAACGCCGGCGGTGAGGACGTCACCTTCGTCGACGACATGATCAGACGGATCGAGAGTGACCTCTGCGTCAACCCGAGGCAGCGGTTCGCCCTCGGCTTCAGTTGGGGCGGCGGCATGAGCTATGCGCTCGCCTGCGCGCGGGCTACCGTCTTCCGGGCGGTCGCGGTCATCTCCGGCGCACAGATCAGCGGGTGCAGCGGCGGTACGCAGCCCATCGCGTACTTCGGGCTGCACGGCATCTCGGACAACGTCCTGAACATCTCGCAGGGGCGGTCGTTGCGCGACACGTTCGTCCGGAACAACGGTTGCACCGCCCAGAACCCGCCCGAGCCGGGGCCGGGCAGCCGTACGCACATCACGACCACCTACTCCGGCTGCAGGGCCGGCTACCCGGTCCAGTGGGCCGCGTTCGACAACGGTCACATGCCCGGACCGGTGGACGGGACGTACGCCGAGAGTGGCGTCACCACCTGGACCAAGGGTGAGATCTGGAGGTTCTTCGCGCAGTTCTCGTGA